TGCAATCTGGAGACACAACCATTGAAGCGTTTATCGCCGCCAAATGCTCAACCTGCTCCACCTGTAACACCGTTCCCGCGCCGATCACTGCCACATCGCTAAACGCGTTGATAAGGCTTTCAATGCTTTCAAACGGTGATGGTGAGTTGAGCGGTATCTCAATCTTATCGATCCCGGCCTCAATGAGCACCTCTGCAATTGCGGGGGCTTCTTTGACGGTGATCCCCCGTAAAATCGCTATAATTTCACGCTGCATTCATGGATCCTTGTATCTGTTGATAGGCTTTGGTGAGGCCCGCAAGCGTCATGCCAACCGAATGATGGCTTTGAGGCTGTACACCTTGGCTGATCAAACCATCCATATAGGCTATAGATAAATCTTCAGCACCGATAATCGCAATATCTTGGCCCAACCAATAGGGGCGTGCCGCCGACAGTTCGAGGCCAATTAGAAACCCAGATAGGCGCGATCGCGCAACCGCGGCAGATAGATCATTTAACAATGTCTCGGCGCGCAGCGCGAATAATTTTGACGCAATTGAGGCCGGTGCGCTGATCGCCGCATCCAGCGCCTCAAGAAATGCGCCTTTGTGCCAGCCGGATGATGCGATCGAATGCTTCAAAACGGATGTTTCGCTGAGAAGTGAAAACATCTCGCCCGTCATAAAGGTTTGAAAGCTGACAATTTCTTCTGCGCTGATTCTTACCCATTTGGTATGCGTGCCCGGCAAACACAGAACGCCATCAAAACTTGGATTTTGGCTGAGAAATCCGGCTATTTGCGTTTCTTCACCGCGCATCACATCTGCTGGATGCGTCTGCTTCACGCCTGGCAGTATGTAAAGCGAAAACCGGTCATCGCGGGTTTCTATTTTTTGGGCTTCTTCTAACCCCGGCGCTGCGCAAGGCGCGGCAATGTAAGGCGCTTCATGCCAGCCTTGCTTTGCGCCGATCATTCCGCAGGCCACAACCGGAATCACCTTATCTGGCGATAGGAAGGGCCCCGCCAAACGCGTGAAGCGAGCATAAAATTGATCTGAAGACAGTGTGGCCATTCCACTATCATCACGGGCCTCGGCCAAAATATGGCCCCGAGCATCCAGCAACCAGATCCTTAAATGGGTGGTACCCCAATCCACGGCCAACCAATCTGGCCCAATTGCCCGCTTATTTATATTCATCCTGTTACAACCACGCCGCCATCCACGACAACAGCTTGCCCCGTGAGCATGCGGCTGCTTTGAGAGGCCAAAAATAAAGTTGTATCAACAATATCTTTGGGGTGCAGCAAATCGGGCAGGCATTGGCGCGCCAAGTGCTTTTTCAACCCGTCATCTGTCACCCATAAATCCTTTTGCCGATCGGTCATCACCCAGCCAGGCATCACGGCATTTACGCGAATTCTATCGGGTCCTAACTCGCGTGCAAGCGATCTGGTTAACCCGGTAATCGCCGCTTTTGTTGCGGCATAAACAGGATAACCAGCATTCCCCATCATATAAGAAATTGAAGAAAAATTTATGATTGATCCACCCCCATTCGCGCGCATCGCCGGGGCAACTTCTTGCGCTGTGAAAAATTGCGGACGCAGATTTACGGCAATATTTTGATCAAACTCATCCTGCGTGTAACTATCAAGCGTATGACGTGTGTCATTGGCCGCATTATTAACCAAAACTGAAATCGGCCCATGTTGCGCGCCAGCTTTTGCTATCGCCGCCTTTAAGGATGTTACATCTGTGATATCACAGGGTAAGAATAAAGGCGCATTGTCATATTTTTCGGCGAGCTCTGCGGCAAGATGATCCGCATTTGATCTTTGAACAAAAGCAACTTTGGCACCTTGGGCCACAAACCCTTCGCTCAACGCAGCGCCAATTCCCGACCCACCGCCGGTGATAAAGACCGAAGCATCCTTTAAATCGTGAAATGTAACGGTTTGTGTCATGCTGCCTCTTCTTTCTGAAGCCATTTTGGCATCCAATCGCCATGCGCTGCCAATAAGGCATCCACAAGAGCTTTTATCTGATCAAGGTCTAATTCTGCCGCGGCGCGCGGATCAAGCATTGCGGCGTGATAAATATGATCTTTATTTTCATCCAATAATGCTTGAACGGTCAACTCTTGTCCATTTAAATTGGTGCGCATCAGCGCAATGAATTGTGGAGGAATATCGGGCACCGATCTTGGGTGAATACCGTTTGCATCCACAAGACAAGGCACTTCAACTGCAGCGCCAGCAGGCAATTGCGGGATAAATCCATTATTGGCCACATTACCATAGATGACTGCCGTGTCACCGGTGCTGAGCGCGTTCATGATTTGAGCTGCATATTCGTGGCTTTGCTCAACCTCGATATGCGCAGCCTCGCAAAATGCCACAACTTGATCTTTCCATGCATCAATTTGCTCTTTGCAGCGTTTGGGGTATTCATCGATCGGGATTTGAAATTTTTCCACCAAATCTGGCCGATGAGATTTTAAAAACCATGGCACATATTCTGCAAAATGTTCAGAGCTTTCGGTCACGAATAATCCAAAATGCTTCATCACCTCATAGCGAATAAAATTTGGACAGCGGGAATTGGCGCCCGTATGCGTCGGAAACCGGCCTTCAGAGTAGCCACAGCGTAAATCGGGGTACAGATCAGCCCAAGACCCATCGTTTTGCCGACCCTCAAACCTTAAGAAAAAAGCCATATGATTAATGCCGCCAGCGCGGTAGCGAACATCCTCAATATCGCGCTCCAAATCACGCGCCAGCTCTTCTGCAGTGCCTTGCACCGAATGGCACAGCCCCACCTGCTTGATCATCGGGTACCGCGCGCTAATCGCCCAAGTATTGATCGCCATAGGGTTTACATATTGCAACATCACCGCATCGGGACAAAGCGCCAGCATATCTTCGCAGATTGACCAAAGATGCGGCACTGTTCGTAAACCGCGCATGATACCGCCTATTCCCAGCGTATCGGCGATGGTTTGATCAAGCCCGAAGGATTTTGGAATTTGAAAATCGGTTACTGTACAGGGTTCAAAGCCCCCGATCTGAAAACATACAACCACAAAATCCGCCCCATCCAACGCCTCGCGTTGTGACAGATGAGTGGTGATTTTAGATTCCGCCTTCAAGCTTAGGATTAACTTTTGCGCCACCAATTGACTTTCCAATAGACGCGTTTCATTAATATCCATCAGCGCAATATGCGCATTTTTTAGTGCCGGGTAATGCAAGACATCCCCAAGAATATTCTTCATAAAAATTGTAGACCCTGCACCAATAAAGCAGATTTTCTTAGCCATTTCCTGCGCTCTTTCCTATTTTACCGCCCCAAGTGTTAACCCCGCAATAAAATGCTTTTGCATGAAAAAAAACATTGCAACAGGCGGAACTGCGGCCAACAGCGATGCTGCCGAGACAAGCTGCCAATTGCTGACAAATTGACCATTGAGCGCGCGCACCCCTGCGGTAATTGGCTTCACCTGCTCTCCTTGTGACAGAACATTGGCCCAGAAAAAATCGTTCCAAACAAAGGTAAAAATCAAAACCGCCAATGCTGCGATCGCCGGGCGCACCAGGGGCACGATGATAAACCAAAAAATGCGCCATTCTGCGACGCCTTCGACGCGCGCGCTTTCGATCAAATCAAAAGGCAAGGCCTTAATAAAATTGCGCATGAATAAAGTGCAAAACCCAGTTTGGAACGCCGCGTGAAAAAGGAATTGGCCAGCAATCGTATTATAAAGCCCCGTTTGCACCGACATGTCGCGCACAGGAACCATTAAAATTTGAAACGGAACAAAGTTTCCGGCCACAAAAAGAAAAAACAGTGGTAAAGCCAGACGAAATCGGTAAATGGCCAACGCATAACCTGCCAAACAGGCCAAGGCGATCGAGATCCCGACGGCCGGCAACGTGATGAGAAAACTGTTAAAGAAATATTTCACAGCCTCGGTTTGCGTGAAAACGGCCGTATAATTTTCGACGAATTTGAATTCGCTTGGCCATCCAAACACATTGCCCGTATTGATGTCTTTTGCGCCTCGAACCGAAGTCAAAAACACCGCCAAAAGAGGCAAAATCCAGATAAACAATGCAATCGGAAGAAAGAGAGAATAGGCAACCTGCTTTGGCTTGCTGGCCTGCTGTATCGCGCGAGGAAACATTTAACCGCCCCGTCTTTCATCTTGATACATACGCCATAGAAAATAGCTGATAAAAACCATCATGATCGCAAATAAAACGGTTGCAACCGCTGAGCCATAGCCATAGCGCTCACCATATTCGCTGATCGCCACCTCATACATATAATGCGATAACACATTGGTCATGCCATAGGGGCCACCCTGGGTCATAATGGCGATCATATCAAACGAGCGCAAAGCTCCAATCACCGTGACCGCAACCGCGATAAAAGTTGCCGGGCGCAGTTGTGGCAAGACAACGTACCACAACATACGCCAGCCTTTCGCACCATCTAAGCGACCAGCCTCAATTTGATCTGCGGCCACATTGTTCAAACCGGTTAAATATAAGATGACGCAATACGCGATTTGCGGCCACAGACCAGCAAAAATAATCCCATAGGTTGCCCAATCTGGGCTTGATAAAATATCGGGAGCGGGGCGTGCGCATTTTACCGTTTTATTACCAATAAAATTGACCGTTTCTTCGCAGAAGATAAATTGCCATATCTTTGCAACAACTCCAAAATCGGGGTTGTAAAACCACCCAAAAATCAAACCAACCACAACTTGACTGATGACAAATGGAAAGAAGAACATTGATTTGTAAAACCGAATGCCCGTCACGGTCTGATTTAAAAATATTGCGATAAACAGCCCAAGCGGCACCGCCAGCATATAAAGAAACAGCCAAAGAAAATTATTTTTAATGGAGATCCAAAAATTTGGATCCAGCCAAAGCTTTCGATAATTTTCCAAACCGATATATTGCGCGGTCGACTTGCCTTCGGCGTTATAGAGCCCATTCCATTCAAACAGTGAAAGCTGCAGCGATTGAAAAATTGGAAAAATCACGTAGATCGAAAAAAACGCCAATGCCGGAATTAAAAAAACAAACGGCGCAAGGCTCAGCTTGTTGATGCGAAACCATCCTGCCGTTTTGTTTCGATATTCCGTCTGCATGTCCCGCCTAACTTGCACGCGGGGCGCGAAACAGCGCGCCCCGCACAATTTTGTTTTTACTTATAAACGTCAGCTTGAACAGCATCCAAACGCTCTAGGATCGCGTCAAGCTTACTGGGATCGAGCATGAATTCCTGAAAGCCTTTCATCCCTTCAGAGGCCATGGCTGCAGGGGCATCCCGATCATAAAACTGCGCCAAACCAGCTGCATTTGATACAACGGCAAACCCTTCTTGGATAAACTTGTCATCTCCAACCTCAGCTTTTGAGTTTGGCGGCAATTGACCCAATGTCAGGTTCCATTGCGTTTGAACCTCAGGCTGCGCAATAAAGGCGAGAAACTTCTTTGCATTGTCTTTATTCTTAGCACCGGAGGGAATGAAAAATGCATCCGCAGGTGCTTCTTCTGCCATAGGTAAGCCAGGTGTAATTTCCGGGAATTGGAAGTAATCAATTTGATCGTTTGTTAACCCAGCGTCTTTATAGGCCCCAACTGAAAAGTTACCCATAACATACATCGCAGCATCGCCTTTTGCGAAGGCTGCAACGCCACCCTGCCAATCCATCGAGGCGTGGTTATCGATGAATGAGCAACGCTCTAACATCTCTTCCCAATTGGCAAATGTCGCGCGAATGCGCTCATCCGTGTATTTGATTTCTCCTGCCGTCAAAGCATTATGCACATCATAGCCGTTTGTGCGCAGATTAAGATAATCAAAGACGCCAGCTGCGGTCCAAAGATATTTGGTGCCGATGGTGAACGGGGTTACCCCGACACCCTTCAAAGCATCGCAGTTTGATAAAAGCTCATTCCACGTTTTTGGCTCTGACAGGCCCAGCTTGTCATAAATATCTTTACGATAATAAATGCCCCACTGATAATAAGAATAAGGAACACCCCAAATTTTTCCATTCCGCGTCATGGTTGGCTGTACTGCCGCCATATCCTGATCCAAATTGTTCGCGGCCCAAAGATCATCAATTGGCTCAAACAAACCGGCATCTACAAATGGTCCCATGCGATTTCCAGGATACCATGAGGTAACATCAGGCGGGTTCGCAGATAAAAAATTTCGAATAGCAGATTTATGAGCTTCTCGGTCATTATTATTCACAGTCACGTTGATATCCGGATTGGCCGCTTTAAACGCCGCCACCACATCATCAAAGGCTTTCTTGGGGTCGGGGTTCAAATCATCATATGTGATCACCAACTCTCCGGCAAACGCGGCCGTTGCCAGCGTTCCTGTCGTGGCGACGGTTGTCGCCAGTTTTTTAGGTTTTTTAGCATTTTCTTCTCCCAGTTGATAGTTGACCAGCAGTTCCATATAGTGAAACCAAATTCCAACTATTGAAACAGTGAAAGGAATCACCTAATTTGTCAACTGTCGATAAGGAGCTTTGTCGTATGGAAAATCCAAGCATCCAAACCAACGCCTCCGATGGAACGGTCGGCAAAGCGCTGGTAATGCTTGATCTTGTTGCAAGCTTTGAACGGCCGGTTCGGTTTTCTGAAATCCTTTCCAAAAGCGCCTATCCCAAAGCCACAGTGTATCGCCTGCTGCAAACGCTCTCAAACCAATCAATGCTGGATTATAATGAGCAAACTGCAACGTATATTCCCGGAATCCGTTTGGTGCGCCTCGCCCATTCGGCATGGCGACAAAGCGCCCTTGCACCCATTGCACGCCCGATCTTAGACGATTTGGCAGATGCCTTGGGTGAAACCCTGCATCTGGCGCAAATGGATGATGGACACGTGCTTTATGTTGACAAACGCAACGCAGAAAAACCGGTTGAAATGTTCAGCTCAGCCGGCAAAATCGGCCCTGGCTAT
The sequence above is drawn from the Rhodobacteraceae bacterium IMCC1335 genome and encodes:
- a CDS encoding ABC transporter permease subunit translates to MQTEYRNKTAGWFRINKLSLAPFVFLIPALAFFSIYVIFPIFQSLQLSLFEWNGLYNAEGKSTAQYIGLENYRKLWLDPNFWISIKNNFLWLFLYMLAVPLGLFIAIFLNQTVTGIRFYKSMFFFPFVISQVVVGLIFGWFYNPDFGVVAKIWQFIFCEETVNFIGNKTVKCARPAPDILSSPDWATYGIIFAGLWPQIAYCVILYLTGLNNVAADQIEAGRLDGAKGWRMLWYVVLPQLRPATFIAVAVTVIGALRSFDMIAIMTQGGPYGMTNVLSHYMYEVAISEYGERYGYGSAVATVLFAIMMVFISYFLWRMYQDERRGG
- a CDS encoding helix-turn-helix domain-containing protein, which codes for MENPSIQTNASDGTVGKALVMLDLVASFERPVRFSEILSKSAYPKATVYRLLQTLSNQSMLDYNEQTATYIPGIRLVRLAHSAWRQSALAPIARPILDDLADALGETLHLAQMDDGHVLYVDKRNAEKPVEMFSSAGKIGPGYCTGVGKALLAFMPEKEQARALTRQSFHKYTAATLADLPALKAELLEIASIGMAFDREEHEPGIICVAVPILNGLNRAIGALSLTSTTSHHSLSSIERFAPKLQEAARKISDAAKNWQFPT
- a CDS encoding SDR family oxidoreductase, which translates into the protein MTQTVTFHDLKDASVFITGGGSGIGAALSEGFVAQGAKVAFVQRSNADHLAAELAEKYDNAPLFLPCDITDVTSLKAAIAKAGAQHGPISVLVNNAANDTRHTLDSYTQDEFDQNIAVNLRPQFFTAQEVAPAMRANGGGSIINFSSISYMMGNAGYPVYAATKAAITGLTRSLARELGPDRIRVNAVMPGWVMTDRQKDLWVTDDGLKKHLARQCLPDLLHPKDIVDTTLFLASQSSRMLTGQAVVVDGGVVVTG
- the melA gene encoding alpha-galactosidase; its protein translation is MAKKICFIGAGSTIFMKNILGDVLHYPALKNAHIALMDINETRLLESQLVAQKLILSLKAESKITTHLSQREALDGADFVVVCFQIGGFEPCTVTDFQIPKSFGLDQTIADTLGIGGIMRGLRTVPHLWSICEDMLALCPDAVMLQYVNPMAINTWAISARYPMIKQVGLCHSVQGTAEELARDLERDIEDVRYRAGGINHMAFFLRFEGRQNDGSWADLYPDLRCGYSEGRFPTHTGANSRCPNFIRYEVMKHFGLFVTESSEHFAEYVPWFLKSHRPDLVEKFQIPIDEYPKRCKEQIDAWKDQVVAFCEAAHIEVEQSHEYAAQIMNALSTGDTAVIYGNVANNGFIPQLPAGAAVEVPCLVDANGIHPRSVPDIPPQFIALMRTNLNGQELTVQALLDENKDHIYHAAMLDPRAAAELDLDQIKALVDALLAAHGDWMPKWLQKEEAA
- a CDS encoding 2-keto-3-deoxy-galactonokinase; this translates as MNINKRAIGPDWLAVDWGTTHLRIWLLDARGHILAEARDDSGMATLSSDQFYARFTRLAGPFLSPDKVIPVVACGMIGAKQGWHEAPYIAAPCAAPGLEEAQKIETRDDRFSLYILPGVKQTHPADVMRGEETQIAGFLSQNPSFDGVLCLPGTHTKWVRISAEEIVSFQTFMTGEMFSLLSETSVLKHSIASSGWHKGAFLEALDAAISAPASIASKLFALRAETLLNDLSAAVARSRLSGFLIGLELSAARPYWLGQDIAIIGAEDLSIAYMDGLISQGVQPQSHHSVGMTLAGLTKAYQQIQGSMNAA
- a CDS encoding ABC transporter permease subunit yields the protein MFPRAIQQASKPKQVAYSLFLPIALFIWILPLLAVFLTSVRGAKDINTGNVFGWPSEFKFVENYTAVFTQTEAVKYFFNSFLITLPAVGISIALACLAGYALAIYRFRLALPLFFLFVAGNFVPFQILMVPVRDMSVQTGLYNTIAGQFLFHAAFQTGFCTLFMRNFIKALPFDLIESARVEGVAEWRIFWFIIVPLVRPAIAALAVLIFTFVWNDFFWANVLSQGEQVKPITAGVRALNGQFVSNWQLVSAASLLAAVPPVAMFFFMQKHFIAGLTLGAVK
- a CDS encoding extracellular solute-binding protein; translated protein: MELLVNYQLGEENAKKPKKLATTVATTGTLATAAFAGELVITYDDLNPDPKKAFDDVVAAFKAANPDINVTVNNNDREAHKSAIRNFLSANPPDVTSWYPGNRMGPFVDAGLFEPIDDLWAANNLDQDMAAVQPTMTRNGKIWGVPYSYYQWGIYYRKDIYDKLGLSEPKTWNELLSNCDALKGVGVTPFTIGTKYLWTAAGVFDYLNLRTNGYDVHNALTAGEIKYTDERIRATFANWEEMLERCSFIDNHASMDWQGGVAAFAKGDAAMYVMGNFSVGAYKDAGLTNDQIDYFQFPEITPGLPMAEEAPADAFFIPSGAKNKDNAKKFLAFIAQPEVQTQWNLTLGQLPPNSKAEVGDDKFIQEGFAVVSNAAGLAQFYDRDAPAAMASEGMKGFQEFMLDPSKLDAILERLDAVQADVYK